In the Aneurinibacillus soli genome, one interval contains:
- the fliD gene encoding flagellar filament capping protein FliD yields the protein MISQIQRYTAWYNKPAAWPTAQMRRIGSSFGTTVPIINFPPKSNLSGMTRSGTAAAVEVHRSIAEAGKAAELLLDSNSDSIYSKQDHSGIHQAIGDFAAAYNTMLRTVQDEKEELPQQILHNMSCSLSIDSDVLQSIGVSVQADGTLEVDSQKFEMALTNDFARVQSMISGREGIASAVSEQVKAIEYVPASVLLPSVPSIFVPPLFDQQPSRYYHTISNMMYTQAFTSGTMLDTYL from the coding sequence GTGATTTCACAAATTCAACGCTATACTGCCTGGTACAACAAGCCTGCTGCGTGGCCGACAGCGCAAATGCGCCGGATTGGAAGTAGCTTCGGCACGACCGTACCTATTATCAACTTTCCGCCTAAAAGCAATCTATCTGGCATGACTCGCAGCGGCACAGCAGCGGCGGTAGAAGTACATCGGAGTATAGCGGAAGCCGGCAAAGCAGCAGAATTGCTCCTGGACTCTAATTCAGACAGCATATACAGCAAGCAGGATCATAGTGGAATACATCAGGCCATCGGAGATTTCGCCGCTGCGTATAATACTATGTTGCGTACTGTACAGGATGAGAAAGAGGAATTGCCGCAGCAGATTCTACATAACATGTCCTGTAGTCTATCGATCGATTCAGACGTGCTACAAAGCATCGGAGTTTCCGTTCAAGCAGATGGGACACTCGAAGTTGACTCCCAAAAGTTTGAAATGGCTCTTACAAACGATTTTGCCCGCGTCCAATCGATGATCAGTGGAAGGGAAGGAATAGCATCTGCGGTATCCGAACAGGTTAAAGCGATCGAATACGTCCCTGCCTCGGTATTGCTTCCATCCGTACCCTCCATTTTTGTTCCTCCTTTATTCGATCAACAGCCATCTAGATATTACCACACTATTTCCAACATGATGTATACACAAGCATTTACTAGCGGAACGATGCTCGATACGTACTTGTAA